The Pseudomonas alkylphenolica genomic sequence AACCATCGTCAACGGCTTGCTGTTCCCCCGTCGCATGGGCTATGCCCACGAGTTCGCGGCGTTGGTGCAGCATGTGGTGGAGAATGCCTACCTGAACGCGCTGACCCTCGATATCCAGTGCGGCACCCGCTGATGGTCGGCGCGGGCTTGCCCCGCGATACGATGTGTCTGACACAGCGCAATCGCGGGGCAAGCCCGCTCCCACCGGGTGGGGGGCTGACACAGCCTGACGATTACAGGCGTTGGTACCAGGCCACGCCTTGGTCGTCGAGGCTGACGCTGATCTCGCCACGGTGTAACAGATAGTTCAGGCAGGCGAGGGCCTCACCGGTCGCCAGGGTGTATCGCGTGCTGTCTTCGCTACGCACTGTGGCGCGGAACAGCAGCGCGAACAGGTCGACCACCCGCCTGGGCTGGTCCAGGCCTTCGCGCAGACGCTCCAGCGCGTCATCGGCATCCGCCTGTAATTGCTCGATGCGCGCATGCAGCCCATAGAAGGGTTTGTTATGCGCCGGCAGCACCAGCACATCATCCGGCACGCACCGGCGCAGCTTGCTCAACGAATCAAGCCACTCGCTCATTGGATCGGCGTCCGGTTCTGTCGGCTGCACCGAGACGTTGGAGGAGATGCGCGGCAACACCTGATCGCCCGATATCAGCAGCTTTCGCTGCGCGTCGTAAAGGCAGGCGTGCTCCGGCGAATGACCAGCGCCGACCAGCACTTGCCAGCGATGGCCGTCAATGTCGAGCTGCTCGCCGTCTTCGAT encodes the following:
- a CDS encoding MBL fold metallo-hydrolase; the protein is MDGISLSSDAQLRYPYATPPAPGVPQQIAAGVHWLRLPLPVSLGTINVWLLADGAGTTLVDTGIHDEQTLALWRALLDGALRDRPLTRIIATHLHPDHVGMAGWLSRHCACRLWMTRLEYLHCRMQASDSRRAAPEETLGFYQRAGWDEQALQRYRTRFGGFGRMLSALPDSYRRIEDGEQLDIDGHRWQVLVGAGHSPEHACLYDAQRKLLISGDQVLPRISSNVSVQPTEPDADPMSEWLDSLSKLRRCVPDDVLVLPAHNKPFYGLHARIEQLQADADDALERLREGLDQPRRVVDLFALLFRATVRSEDSTRYTLATGEALACLNYLLHRGEISVSLDDQGVAWYQRL